One segment of Sander vitreus isolate 19-12246 chromosome 20, sanVit1, whole genome shotgun sequence DNA contains the following:
- the LOC144535397 gene encoding guanine nucleotide-binding protein G(I)/G(S)/G(O) subunit gamma-2: MASNNTASIAQARKLVEQLKMEANIDRIKVSKAAADLMSYCEAHAKEDPLLSPVPASENPFREKKFFCAIL, encoded by the exons ATGGCGAGCAATAACACGGCCAGCATCGCACAAGCCAGGAAGCTGGTGGAGCAGCTGAAGATGGAAGCCAACATTGACAGGATAAAG GTGTCAAAAGCAGCGGCAGACTTAATGTCATACTGCGAAGCCCATGCCAAAGAGGACCCTCTGTTATCGCCAGTGCCAGCGTCAGAGAACCCATTCAGGGAGAAGAAGTTCTTCTGTGCCATCCTGTAA